The window CAGTCCTATTTTAACGGCACATGGGACAACAATGATCCGAGAACCGCTGACTGGGCATTTCATGCCCTTGTTCAACCTGTTCCTGAGCCTTCAACACTGCTCCTTATAGGCTTTGGTATTACCGGAATGGCTGTATGGAA is drawn from Candidatus Schekmanbacteria bacterium and contains these coding sequences:
- a CDS encoding PEP-CTERM sorting domain-containing protein, whose amino-acid sequence is QSYFNGTWDNNDPRTADWAFHALVQPVPEPSTLLLIGFGITGMAVWKKRRK